Within the Acidobacteriota bacterium genome, the region GGCTCAGCAGGGATTCGCGGTGAAGCGGCCGCGTTCGTCCCTCTCCAGGCGGGCGAAGGGCGTGTCGGGATCGTGAGTGAAGAAGAGCCGGCCGCCGCGCGGGAGCAGACTCGAGAAGAGCTCGCGTTTTTCGTCGATCAGCCGCTCCGGCCAGCGGTCGTAACCCATCGTGATCGGGAGGTGCACCCAGGGCCGCCCGGGGGCGAGGTCGGCGACGAAGAGCACGGGGCCTTCCGGCGTCTCGATCTCGGAGAGCAGCATGCCGGGCGTGTGCCCCTCCGAGTAGTGGAATCGCACCGACGGCCCGGTGGCGTCGCTCCTCTCTCCGTCGACGAGCTCGAGCCGACCGCTGGCTTCGAGGAGGTCCGGTATCTCCGGCAGATAGGAAGCCCGGTCGCGCAGATGGGGGTGGCGGGCCCGCTCGAACTGTGCCCTCGAGACGAGGAACCGCGCGTTG harbors:
- a CDS encoding MBL fold metallo-hydrolase; this encodes MTDRLVPIEGNGQRLDGGSMFGNAPRAVWEKWLPPDDLGRVRLATRALLLRGSDRLILFEAGIGLCFEPKLRARYGVTPDDRHVLLESLAREGLSDRDIDVVVLSHLHFDHAGGILAEWREGEPPRLLFPNARFLVSRAQFERARHPHLRDRASYLPEIPDLLEASGRLELVDGERSDATGPSVRFHYSEGHTPGMLLSEIETPEGPVLFVADLAPGRPWVHLPITMGYDRWPERLIDEKRELFSSLLPRGGRLFFTHDPDTPFARLERDERGRFTANPC